The following are encoded in a window of Peptococcaceae bacterium genomic DNA:
- a CDS encoding ArsA family ATPase — MMRIILYTGKGGVGKTCISAATALKSADLGLKTLVVSADPAHSLGDSLDMKLSPEPVEVEKNLWAQEIDPIHEAEKGWAKVQDYLTNLFTAKSIKDITTEELTVFPGMEDLMSLLRLLDYYRQKAFDVIIVDCAPTGETLALLSFPDMLRWWMDKLFPLKRKAIKIVRPVVEPLLGVPMPTDEVMGEIETVYTQLDEMRRILSDRDVTSIRIVVNPEKMVIKEAQRSFTCLNIYDYNVDAVIVNRVIPDGVSDDYFVVWKDIQKKYIDMIKESFSPIPIYYAPLFEREVVGAGMLARMGNEIFGNEDPVEIKYNIRTQQVKKEGGEYAMDLYMPFAEKKDLSLNLKGDELIVRVGNIKRVITLPRTLQGLAVKGARFADEVLKIRFGKEGEKK, encoded by the coding sequence ATGATGAGAATTATACTCTATACCGGAAAAGGCGGCGTCGGCAAGACCTGCATTTCCGCCGCCACGGCGCTCAAAAGCGCAGACCTGGGCCTGAAAACTCTTGTGGTCAGCGCCGACCCGGCTCACAGCCTGGGCGATTCGCTGGACATGAAACTTTCGCCAGAGCCGGTAGAGGTGGAAAAAAACCTTTGGGCGCAGGAAATCGATCCGATCCACGAAGCAGAAAAAGGGTGGGCCAAGGTGCAGGATTACCTGACAAACCTGTTTACGGCAAAGTCCATAAAGGATATAACCACTGAAGAGCTTACCGTATTCCCCGGTATGGAGGACTTGATGAGCCTGCTCAGGCTGCTCGATTATTACCGGCAAAAGGCATTCGACGTTATTATCGTTGACTGCGCGCCTACCGGGGAGACTTTGGCCCTTTTAAGCTTCCCCGACATGCTCAGGTGGTGGATGGATAAGCTCTTCCCGCTGAAAAGGAAGGCAATCAAAATAGTGCGGCCCGTCGTGGAGCCGCTGCTTGGAGTGCCGATGCCCACCGACGAGGTGATGGGCGAGATCGAGACCGTTTACACGCAGCTTGACGAGATGAGGCGAATACTTTCCGACAGGGACGTTACCAGCATAAGGATCGTGGTAAACCCTGAAAAAATGGTGATTAAAGAAGCGCAAAGGAGCTTTACCTGCCTGAATATTTACGACTATAACGTGGACGCCGTTATAGTCAACAGGGTAATACCTGACGGCGTGTCGGACGATTACTTCGTGGTCTGGAAAGACATTCAAAAGAAATATATCGATATGATTAAGGAAAGTTTCTCCCCTATTCCCATCTACTACGCGCCGTTATTTGAAAGAGAGGTGGTGGGCGCGGGAATGCTGGCCAGGATGGGAAATGAAATCTTCGGCAACGAGGACCCGGTGGAAATCAAATACAACATCAGGACGCAACAAGTAAAGAAGGAAGGCGGCGAATACGCCATGGACCTCTATATGCCGTTTGCCGAAAAGAAGGATTTGTCCCTGAACCTGAAAGGCGATGAACTGATAGTAAGAGTGGGAAACATCAAGCGGGTCATTACGCTGCCGAGGACTTTGCAGGGGTTGGCGGTCAAAGGAGCCAGATTTGCGGATGAGGTCTTGAAAATACGGTTTGGAAAGGAGGGTGAGAAAAAATGA
- a CDS encoding MarR family transcriptional regulator translates to MNYNDMLDLFVDNMKKLFFPEEWIAIDLAMSKQELFTLLLVERHGEIIMSQIAGHVNIPMSTATGIVDRLVKKGFLVRERSDSDRRIVVIRLTGKGKELINTIKQKGNEYMQMIKEGLTEEEQEFLLRIFIKIFDIINKNRPGRSEGGKEKAEIKKIDIE, encoded by the coding sequence TTGAACTACAACGACATGCTTGACCTTTTTGTGGACAACATGAAAAAGCTCTTTTTCCCCGAAGAGTGGATTGCCATCGACCTGGCGATGTCCAAACAGGAGTTGTTCACTCTGCTGCTGGTGGAACGACACGGCGAAATAATCATGAGCCAGATCGCCGGCCACGTGAACATACCCATGAGCACGGCCACGGGCATCGTCGACCGTCTGGTCAAAAAGGGCTTCCTGGTAAGGGAAAGGAGCGATTCCGACCGGAGAATCGTCGTCATCAGGCTCACCGGCAAAGGAAAAGAGTTGATAAACACCATCAAACAAAAGGGAAACGAGTATATGCAGATGATCAAGGAGGGACTGACGGAAGAGGAACAGGAATTCCTTTTAAGGATTTTTATCAAGATTTTTGACATAATAAATAAGAACCGCCCTGGAAGAAGCGAAGGCGGCAAAGAAAAGGCCGAAATCAAAAAAATCGACATCGAGTGA
- a CDS encoding MFS transporter, with amino-acid sequence MKKKLLDFESGLFRSFNYRNYRLFFGGQCISLIGTWIQLLAMSWLVYRLTNSALLLGIVGFANELPVFLFTPFAGVLADRWKRHRALLATQTLAMLQALVLAALVLTGRLQTWQIICLGVFLGCVNAFDMPIRQSFIADLVDKKEDLGNAIALNSSMFNAARLVGPSIAGILVSLVGEGLCFLVNGISYFAVIVALLAVKVTGRPAEKRRGGVFQDLKEGFSYAYGFIPIRYILLLLALVSLIGMPYTVLMPVFAKDILGGGPHTLGFLMGATGLGALIGAVYLASQKGLYGVINNIPLAAGVFGAGLVAFSHSTDLRLSLAFLLVSGFGMMVQMASSNTVLQTVVDDNKRGRVMSFYVLSFRGMAPFGSFMTGALADRIGAVNTLLFGGLACLLGAVVYASKLKHLRSVILKAYADKGLA; translated from the coding sequence ATGAAAAAGAAGCTGCTTGATTTTGAATCGGGATTGTTCCGGTCGTTCAATTACCGGAACTATCGTCTTTTTTTCGGGGGGCAGTGCATTTCTTTAATCGGCACATGGATTCAACTCCTGGCGATGAGTTGGCTGGTTTACCGCCTGACGAATTCGGCGCTCTTGCTGGGCATCGTCGGCTTTGCCAATGAACTGCCCGTTTTTCTTTTTACCCCGTTTGCCGGCGTCCTGGCTGACCGATGGAAAAGGCATCGCGCCCTGCTGGCGACCCAAACCCTGGCCATGCTCCAGGCCCTGGTCCTGGCGGCCTTGGTCCTGACAGGCCGCCTTCAAACCTGGCAAATCATATGCCTGGGGGTGTTTTTGGGGTGTGTTAACGCCTTTGATATGCCCATCCGGCAGTCGTTTATCGCCGACCTGGTCGATAAAAAAGAGGACCTTGGCAATGCCATCGCTTTGAATTCATCGATGTTCAATGCCGCCCGCCTGGTGGGACCGTCAATCGCGGGGATACTGGTTTCTTTAGTCGGCGAAGGGCTTTGTTTTCTGGTGAACGGGATAAGCTATTTTGCGGTCATTGTGGCCTTGCTGGCGGTGAAAGTTACCGGCAGGCCGGCGGAGAAACGGCGAGGCGGGGTCTTCCAGGATTTAAAGGAAGGTTTTTCTTATGCTTATGGTTTTATTCCTATCCGCTATATTTTGCTCCTTTTGGCCCTGGTCAGTTTAATCGGTATGCCGTACACCGTCCTGATGCCCGTTTTTGCCAAGGACATCCTTGGCGGAGGCCCGCACACCCTGGGGTTTTTAATGGGGGCCACTGGCCTGGGGGCATTGATCGGCGCGGTTTATTTGGCCTCGCAAAAAGGGCTTTATGGGGTAATCAACAATATCCCATTGGCGGCGGGCGTTTTCGGTGCAGGGCTGGTGGCCTTTTCCCATTCCACGGACTTGAGGCTTTCTTTGGCTTTTTTGCTAGTCAGCGGTTTTGGGATGATGGTCCAGATGGCTTCAAGCAACACAGTGCTGCAGACGGTGGTCGACGACAACAAGCGGGGGCGTGTGATGAGCTTTTACGTCCTGTCTTTCCGCGGCATGGCCCCGTTCGGCAGCTTTATGACCGGCGCGCTGGCGGACAGGATCGGCGCTGTAAACACTTTGCTGTTCGGCGGTCTGGCTTGCCTTTTGGGAGCTGTAGTATACGCGAGCAAACTCAAGCATTTGCGAAGCGTTATTCTTAAAGCATATGCCGACAAAGGCCTGGCCTGA
- a CDS encoding flavin reductase family protein: MGPKIFYKVSYGLYVIGSARKGAFNGQIANTVFQVSADPATVAVSINKNNLTGEFIKDSGVFSVSIFT, encoded by the coding sequence ATGGGCCCGAAAATATTTTACAAAGTCAGCTACGGGCTCTATGTGATTGGTTCCGCCAGGAAAGGGGCTTTCAACGGACAGATTGCCAACACGGTTTTCCAGGTCTCGGCGGATCCGGCCACGGTGGCAGTGAGTATCAACAAGAACAACCTGACCGGCGAGTTTATTAAAGACAGCGGGGTTTTTTCAGTTTCCATATTTACCTAA
- a CDS encoding flavin reductase family protein, whose translation MDFIGRFGFKSGRDIDKYQGVSFRQGMTGAPVLLEQSVGFIEAGVINSLDVETHTLFIGRVVNAGVFSDEESMT comes from the coding sequence CTGGATTTCATCGGCCGTTTTGGTTTTAAATCAGGCAGGGATATCGATAAGTATCAAGGGGTTTCCTTCAGGCAGGGCATGACTGGAGCGCCTGTTTTGCTGGAACAGTCCGTCGGCTTTATCGAAGCCGGGGTGATAAACAGCCTTGATGTGGAGACCCACACCCTGTTTATCGGAAGGGTGGTCAATGCCGGGGTGTTCAGCGACGAA